The DNA window TACGGTGGTGAGCTCGCCCGGCCGACCACGACCGGCATCGGCCTCCGACCGGCGTACCCACTCCCGGACCGACGACTCGGTCAGGTCCAGGTCCTTCGCGACCTGGGCGACGGTCCGGTCACCCACCTGGCAGAGGGCGACCACCTCGGCCCTGAACTCCGGCGTGAACTTCCTTCGTTTTCTTTTCGACATGGGACACTCCTCGCGCATCTTCGCGCCTTCGGGGGTGTCCACGGAAGCGGGGGATCCTCATACGCGCTCCAGGCGCCGCTCCACCGGGAGGCGCGGCGGCGGGGCGCGACCGCCGCGCAGCTCGCGCGCTGGTTCCAGTATCCCCGCGGCCGCTGGCACGCGGACGGCGTCGTCCGTCACTTCCCGAACCACCGAGACCATCTGCACGTGCGGTTCTCGTGCGACGGCGAAGAGCGCTGCCGCTGACGGCGCGCATTTGCTCGAATCCACGCGGGGTGAGATCGGTTAGTCTCCGCGGAGGGAGGGCGCGGTGAGCGACGAGGCCGAGGGGATCTGGCGGCGTTTCGACGAAGAGGTGAGCGACGCGCTCCTGCGCGCGGTCAGCGGGGCCTTCGCCTTCGTCGCCTGCGCGGACGCGCACCTGGCCGAGGCCGAGGTGGAGCGCTTCCTCGCGTGGGTCGAAGCGCGCGACGTCTTCGAGAGGCTCCCGGCCGATCGGCTCGAGGCGCACTTCCGCGGGCTCGCGCAGGCGTTCGCGCACGACTTCGCCGACGGCGAGCGACGCGCCACCGAGGCCGTCGCGGCCGTCGGGCAGGACCCTCGCGCGCGTGAGCTGGTCCTGAGCGCGGCGCGCGTGGCGGTGGTGGCCGACGAGCGGCTGATGGAAGTGGAAGAGGCCGCGGTGGCGCGGATCCGTGCGGCGCTCGGCCTCGTGGAGGGGGATTCGGAATGACGGAAACGATGACAATTCGAGGCGGGCTCGCGTATCCTTCGCGCATGCGTCGCGCATGGATGCCTCTCGTCACTCTCTCTTTGCTGGCCTTCGGATGTGCGGAGCAGCCTCGGTGCGAAGCACGCGGCTCGGCGAG is part of the Sandaracinaceae bacterium genome and encodes:
- a CDS encoding transposase — its product is MSKRKRRKFTPEFRAEVVALCQVGDRTVAQVAKDLDLTESSVREWVRRSEADAGRGRPGELTTV
- a CDS encoding TerB family tellurite resistance protein, with amino-acid sequence MSDEAEGIWRRFDEEVSDALLRAVSGAFAFVACADAHLAEAEVERFLAWVEARDVFERLPADRLEAHFRGLAQAFAHDFADGERRATEAVAAVGQDPRARELVLSAARVAVVADERLMEVEEAAVARIRAALGLVEGDSE